In the genome of Streptococcus oralis, one region contains:
- the scrK gene encoding fructokinase ScrK gives MTKLYGSLEAGGTKFVCAVGDENFNIVEKTQFPTTTPIETIDKTIEFFSKFDNLAGLAIGSFGPIDIDKNSKTYGFITTTPKPHWANVDLLGALRRALNVPMYFTTDVNSSAYGEVVARNNAGGRIENLVYYTIGTGIGAGVIQRGEFIGGVGHPEMGHYYVAKHPMDVEKEFNGVCPFHKGCLEGFAAGPSLEARTGVRGENIELNSSVWDVQAYYIAQAAVNATVTFRPDVIVFGGGVMAQQHMLDRVREKFTALLNGYLPVPDVRDYIVTPAVAGNGSATLGNFVLAKSVAK, from the coding sequence ATGACAAAATTATATGGAAGCTTAGAAGCGGGCGGTACAAAGTTCGTCTGTGCTGTCGGAGATGAAAATTTTAACATTGTAGAAAAAACACAATTTCCTACAACAACTCCTATCGAGACGATCGATAAAACCATCGAATTCTTTTCAAAATTCGATAATCTTGCAGGCCTTGCCATCGGTTCCTTCGGTCCCATTGATATCGACAAAAACTCAAAAACCTATGGCTTTATCACAACGACTCCAAAACCTCACTGGGCAAATGTAGACCTACTTGGTGCCCTTCGTCGTGCCCTCAACGTACCCATGTATTTCACAACCGACGTAAACAGCTCTGCCTATGGTGAAGTAGTTGCTCGTAACAATGCTGGTGGCCGTATCGAAAACTTGGTTTACTACACGATCGGTACAGGGATCGGTGCAGGTGTTATCCAACGTGGTGAGTTTATCGGTGGTGTCGGTCACCCTGAGATGGGTCACTACTATGTGGCTAAACACCCAATGGATGTAGAAAAAGAATTTAATGGGGTTTGTCCTTTCCACAAGGGATGTTTGGAAGGCTTTGCAGCTGGACCAAGTTTGGAAGCTCGTACAGGTGTTCGCGGTGAAAATATTGAACTCAACAGCTCTGTCTGGGACGTTCAAGCCTACTATATCGCTCAAGCTGCGGTCAATGCTACAGTGACTTTCCGTCCCGACGTGATCGTCTTTGGTGGTGGGGTTATGGCCCAACAACACATGCTGGACCGTGTGCGTGAGAAATTTACAGCTCTTCTAAATGGTTACCTACCAGTACCAGATGTGCGTGACTACATTGTCACTCCAGCAGTCGCAGGCAATGGTTCTGCCACACTTGGAAACTTTGTCCTTGCTAAGAGTGTCGCAAAATAA
- a CDS encoding TVP38/TMEM64 family protein: protein MSQHKQMKAVSPLLQQVINISSIVGGVGTLIFCIWAYQAGVLQSKETLSAFIQQAGVWGPPLFIFLQILQTVVPIIPGALTSVAGVFIYGHIIGTIYNYIGIVIGCAIIFYLVRLYGAAFVQSVVSKRTYDKYIGWLDKGNRFERFFIFMMIWPVSPADFLCMLAALTKMTFKRYMIIIVLTKPFTLVVYTYGLTYIIDFFWQMF from the coding sequence ATGTCACAGCATAAGCAAATGAAAGCTGTTTCTCCCCTTCTACAGCAAGTCATCAATATTTCGTCTATCGTCGGGGGAGTCGGCACCCTGATTTTCTGTATTTGGGCCTATCAGGCTGGAGTTTTACAGTCCAAAGAAACCCTATCAGCCTTTATCCAGCAAGCTGGGGTTTGGGGGCCACCACTCTTTATCTTTTTACAAATCCTACAAACCGTTGTTCCGATCATTCCGGGAGCTTTGACCTCAGTGGCTGGGGTCTTTATTTACGGACACATCATCGGAACTATCTATAACTATATCGGCATCGTGATTGGCTGTGCCATTATCTTTTACCTCGTGCGACTCTATGGAGCTGCCTTTGTCCAGTCGGTCGTCAGCAAGCGCACCTATGACAAGTACATCGGTTGGCTAGATAAGGGCAATCGTTTCGAGCGGTTCTTTATCTTTATGATGATCTGGCCTGTCAGTCCGGCTGACTTTCTCTGCATGCTGGCTGCCCTTACCAAGATGACCTTCAAACGCTATATGATTATCATCGTTTTGACCAAGCCCTTTACCCTAGTGGTTTATACTTATGGTTTGACCTATATTATTGATTTCTTCTGGCAGATGTTTTGA
- a CDS encoding DUF6261 family protein: MTKTFTIRPLSYTNFTNREFESLMVDTGQLLEVFAKAHKDEPMYSKHLDSFKSKLADFQGQLAIVEKKEATNLTEVDRNRDSALVGLFTLHRGFAKIKETKLKEAHETLKPVFAKYKDITKHSNDVETAEIKSLLKTLSEEPYHTAVTSLGLTPMLTAVISAQEEYDKVESQARAHKSAKEVGKTRQVRTELTSIYDLFMRYTAASAEAYPEKEHLTKLLKDLNTIRDSKRRLTGSGKKDKKVKVEEAEQVAG, translated from the coding sequence ATGACAAAAACATTTACCATCCGTCCGCTAAGCTACACCAACTTTACCAATCGTGAGTTTGAAAGTCTCATGGTAGATACGGGTCAACTACTAGAAGTTTTTGCCAAGGCACATAAGGACGAGCCTATGTATAGCAAGCATCTTGATTCCTTCAAGAGCAAGCTAGCAGATTTCCAAGGCCAACTCGCTATCGTAGAAAAGAAAGAGGCAACGAACCTGACCGAAGTCGATCGCAATCGTGACAGTGCCCTAGTTGGTCTCTTTACTCTTCATCGAGGATTTGCTAAGATCAAGGAGACCAAACTCAAAGAAGCCCATGAGACCTTGAAACCAGTCTTTGCCAAGTACAAGGATATCACCAAACATAGCAATGATGTGGAAACAGCAGAAATTAAGAGTCTGCTCAAAACTCTCAGCGAAGAACCCTACCACACGGCAGTGACCAGTCTAGGACTGACACCCATGCTGACGGCGGTGATCAGTGCGCAGGAGGAGTATGATAAGGTGGAAAGTCAGGCGCGTGCGCATAAGTCTGCCAAGGAGGTCGGCAAGACCAGACAAGTCCGTACCGAACTAACCAGCATCTACGACCTCTTTATGCGCTATACCGCAGCCAGCGCAGAAGCCTATCCAGAAAAAGAACACCTGACCAAACTTCTCAAGGACCTGAATACAATCCGAGATAGTAAGCGACGATTGACTGGTTCAGGTAAGAAGGATAAGAAAGTTAAAGTAGAAGAAGCAGAACAAGTAGCTGGATAA
- a CDS encoding sucrose-specific PTS transporter subunit IIBC, translated as MDYSKVATEVIEAVGKENLVAAAHCATRLRLVLKDEAKVNQAALDNNADIKGTFSTNGQYQIIIGPGDVNFVYAEIIKKTGLKEASTDDLKEIANKDKKFNPLMDLIKLLSDIFVPIIPALVAGGLLMALRNFLTSPDLFGPQSIEDMYPAIKGISAMIQLMSAAPFMFLPVLVGISAAKRFGANQFLGAAIGMIMTTPDLGGKEAFWDILGYHVTQTNYAYQVIPVLVAVWLLATLEKFFHKKLPSAVDFTFTPLLSVMITGFLTFTVIGPVMLVVSDAITNAIVWLYNTTGAFGMGLFGGTYSLIVMTGLHQSFPAIETQLLSAYNNNGTGFGDYIFVVASMANVAQGAATLAIYFLTKNAKTKGLSSSAAVSAFLGITEPALFGVNLKYKFPFFCALAGSAVGAFVAGLTHVIAVSLGAAGFIGFLSIKAGSIPMYVVAEVISFATAFALTYFYGKTKAAGVFADEAATATAETVAETTVEAPVVEESDTLQNETLVTPIVGDVVALENVNDPVFSSGAMGQGIAVKPSQGVVYAPADAEVSIAFATGHAYGLKTANGAEILIHVGIDTVSMNGEGFEQKVAQGDKVKAGDVLGTFDSSKIAAAGLDDTTMVIVTNTADYASVTPVASGSVVKGDAIIEVKA; from the coding sequence ATGGATTATAGTAAAGTTGCTACCGAGGTCATTGAGGCTGTTGGTAAAGAGAATCTTGTAGCTGCAGCACATTGTGCGACCCGCCTTCGTCTGGTATTAAAAGATGAAGCAAAAGTGAACCAAGCAGCTCTAGATAACAATGCTGATATTAAAGGTACATTTAGCACAAACGGACAATACCAAATTATTATTGGTCCCGGAGATGTTAACTTTGTATATGCAGAAATTATCAAAAAAACAGGTTTGAAAGAAGCTTCCACAGATGATTTAAAAGAGATTGCGAATAAAGACAAAAAATTTAATCCATTGATGGATTTGATTAAGCTTTTGTCAGATATCTTCGTTCCAATTATTCCTGCATTGGTTGCAGGTGGTCTTTTGATGGCATTGCGTAACTTCTTGACATCACCAGACTTATTTGGACCTCAATCAATTGAAGACATGTACCCTGCTATCAAAGGGATTTCAGCGATGATTCAATTGATGTCTGCTGCTCCATTTATGTTCTTGCCTGTTTTGGTAGGTATTTCAGCAGCTAAACGCTTTGGAGCAAACCAATTCCTTGGTGCAGCTATTGGTATGATTATGACCACACCAGATTTAGGTGGTAAAGAAGCTTTTTGGGATATTTTAGGTTACCATGTTACACAAACAAACTACGCTTACCAAGTTATTCCAGTTCTTGTGGCTGTCTGGTTGTTGGCAACTTTAGAAAAATTCTTCCACAAAAAATTGCCATCTGCAGTTGACTTTACTTTCACACCGCTTTTATCAGTTATGATTACAGGATTCCTAACTTTTACAGTTATTGGTCCTGTGATGTTGGTGGTTTCTGATGCCATTACTAATGCTATTGTATGGTTATACAATACTACAGGTGCATTTGGTATGGGGCTCTTTGGTGGAACATATTCATTGATTGTTATGACAGGGCTTCACCAATCATTCCCTGCTATTGAAACACAGTTATTGTCGGCATACAATAATAACGGTACTGGATTTGGTGACTACATCTTTGTTGTTGCTTCAATGGCAAACGTTGCGCAAGGTGCAGCCACTCTTGCTATCTACTTCTTGACTAAAAATGCTAAAACTAAAGGCTTGTCAAGTTCTGCAGCTGTCTCTGCTTTCCTTGGTATTACTGAGCCTGCCCTATTTGGGGTGAACTTGAAATACAAATTCCCATTCTTCTGTGCTCTTGCTGGTTCAGCAGTCGGTGCCTTTGTTGCAGGCTTGACCCATGTCATTGCTGTTTCTTTGGGAGCAGCTGGATTTATCGGATTCCTATCTATTAAAGCAGGTTCAATCCCTATGTATGTAGTTGCAGAAGTGATTTCATTTGCCACAGCTTTTGCCTTGACTTATTTCTATGGTAAAACAAAAGCAGCAGGTGTCTTTGCTGATGAAGCCGCAACGGCAACTGCAGAAACAGTTGCTGAAACTACAGTAGAAGCGCCAGTAGTGGAAGAGTCTGATACTCTTCAAAATGAAACACTTGTAACTCCTATCGTTGGTGATGTAGTTGCCCTTGAGAATGTTAACGATCCAGTCTTTTCAAGTGGTGCAATGGGACAAGGAATCGCAGTGAAACCAAGCCAAGGCGTGGTTTACGCACCAGCTGATGCAGAAGTATCGATCGCCTTTGCCACAGGACATGCTTACGGTTTGAAGACAGCAAATGGAGCTGAGATCTTGATCCACGTTGGTATCGATACTGTATCTATGAATGGTGAAGGTTTTGAACAAAAGGTTGCTCAAGGCGACAAGGTCAAAGCTGGTGATGTTCTCGGAACCTTTGATTCAAGCAAAATCGCTGCTGCAGGTCTTGACGACACAACAATGGTTATCGTAACCAACACAGCAGACTACGCTTCTGTGACACCAGTCGCAAGCGGTTCAGTTGTCAAGGGTGACGCTATCATCGAAGTGAAAGCCTAG
- a CDS encoding DEAD/DEAH box helicase family protein encodes MLDLKFKGRWRKYQKEVLDRFQNYQTDGHVHLVAAPGSGKTTIGIELIARFGNPALILVPTVTIREQWVDRIQDAFLEDGQMLSDLVSQNLKEMKALTIVTYQAFHSAMNQLQSQEDGEAEDFVGFDLLASLRAQKVATLCLDECHHLRNEWWKSLETFRKQYGQLQVVSLTATPPYDSEPELWERYIRMCGEIDQEITVPELVKEDTLCPHQDFVYICSPTAEESEHLRQFEDRKWEYIHQLLVNPDFQALVSGSKVLKGDMSSDVLLEDPKYLSAILIYMHSQGLTIPDSLENLLRAKRLPQVNSYWLELLLQSVLYQTPDWYEDPDGYRKKLEAELKARGLVEKRQVYLVKSKASDQLLTQSLGKLSGIADIFLTEYKSMGQDLRQLVLADYIRKDFSIYLGDNHATISQLGVLPYFESIRRKAQEQEIPVSLAVLSGSVVILPTDVASELKELLPQVRLSFSSIGHLDQKHYVQVVFPSSAKGIVAAVTELFQRGRIQVLVGTKSLLGEGWDAPCVNSLILGSFVGSFMLSNQMRGRAIRIWPGHPEKTSNIWHLVAVQAQALITLPGEEPRPESNQDLQTLSRRMEHFLGLAYNQESIETGLDRLDFPKPPFKKKQIREYNERIKMLSKDRAGLRKKWYDSLVVADQFEIVTEVATQKQKIPIMLQFDALKWVRMSLLLLAVDLLVLLFRMRLTGVWWLTAACLLFLAFASWRYLCYKSPYKRLQSLGEQIRKALLDSGHLTDDQSRVQVEEDKENYLVFAYLKGGSMRDKELFAQTVGEFFAPVDNQRYLLKTEKVRQGQSPYYVVPSLFEKRKEEAQKFLDFLRPTIGRYHLVYTRTEAGRKTLLEARIKALSNKNDRILTKKKVKSRFE; translated from the coding sequence ATGTTAGATTTAAAATTTAAAGGAAGATGGAGAAAGTACCAAAAGGAAGTCTTAGATCGTTTTCAGAACTATCAAACAGATGGCCATGTTCATCTAGTAGCTGCTCCAGGGTCTGGAAAGACAACCATTGGTATCGAGCTAATCGCTCGTTTTGGCAACCCAGCCCTCATCTTAGTTCCGACTGTCACCATTCGTGAACAATGGGTAGATAGAATCCAAGATGCTTTTCTAGAGGATGGTCAGATGCTTTCAGACCTCGTTTCCCAAAACTTAAAGGAGATGAAGGCATTAACGATTGTGACCTATCAGGCTTTTCATAGCGCCATGAACCAATTGCAATCACAAGAAGATGGAGAAGCAGAGGATTTTGTGGGGTTTGATTTGCTTGCAAGTCTAAGAGCTCAGAAAGTTGCTACTCTTTGCTTGGACGAATGCCACCACCTGCGCAATGAATGGTGGAAAAGTCTGGAAACCTTTCGCAAGCAGTATGGACAGTTGCAAGTCGTCTCCCTGACAGCGACACCACCTTATGACAGCGAGCCTGAACTCTGGGAACGCTATATCCGTATGTGTGGGGAAATTGACCAAGAAATTACGGTACCTGAACTAGTCAAGGAAGACACCCTCTGTCCTCATCAGGATTTTGTTTATATCTGTTCACCAACAGCTGAAGAGTCGGAACACCTCAGGCAGTTTGAAGATAGAAAGTGGGAGTATATCCATCAGCTTTTGGTCAATCCTGACTTTCAAGCTCTAGTGTCAGGTTCAAAGGTACTCAAAGGAGACATGTCATCCGATGTTCTACTAGAAGACCCTAAGTACTTGTCGGCTATTTTGATCTATATGCATTCTCAAGGCTTGACCATTCCTGACTCTTTAGAGAATCTTTTGAGGGCGAAACGTCTGCCTCAGGTGAACTCCTACTGGCTCGAGCTGTTGTTGCAGAGCGTTCTCTATCAAACTCCAGATTGGTACGAGGATCCAGATGGATATAGGAAAAAGTTAGAGGCTGAGTTGAAGGCGCGTGGGTTGGTGGAAAAACGTCAGGTTTATCTGGTTAAGTCTAAGGCTTCTGACCAGCTTTTAACCCAATCTCTGGGGAAATTGTCTGGTATTGCAGATATTTTTCTGACTGAGTATAAGAGTATGGGACAGGATTTGCGACAACTTGTCTTGGCGGATTATATTCGTAAAGATTTTTCAATCTATCTGGGAGATAATCATGCAACCATTTCTCAGTTGGGGGTTCTCCCTTATTTTGAAAGCATTCGCCGAAAAGCTCAGGAGCAAGAGATACCTGTGTCTTTGGCTGTCTTGTCAGGTAGTGTCGTTATTTTGCCTACTGATGTGGCATCAGAGTTGAAGGAGCTCTTGCCTCAGGTTCGTCTCAGTTTTTCGTCTATTGGTCACTTGGATCAAAAGCATTATGTACAAGTCGTTTTTCCGAGCTCAGCTAAGGGAATCGTAGCAGCGGTGACGGAGCTTTTTCAACGAGGGCGGATTCAAGTCCTAGTCGGAACTAAATCTCTCCTTGGAGAGGGGTGGGATGCTCCTTGTGTCAACTCCCTAATCCTCGGAAGCTTTGTGGGGAGCTTTATGCTGAGTAACCAGATGCGGGGGCGTGCCATTCGTATCTGGCCGGGACATCCAGAAAAGACCAGTAACATCTGGCATCTGGTAGCCGTTCAAGCGCAGGCGCTCATCACTCTTCCTGGTGAGGAGCCAAGACCAGAGAGCAATCAGGATCTGCAAACCTTGTCTCGTCGTATGGAACATTTTCTTGGACTGGCCTATAATCAGGAGAGTATTGAGACCGGTTTGGATCGTTTGGATTTTCCAAAGCCCCCTTTTAAGAAAAAGCAAATCAGAGAGTATAACGAACGGATTAAGATGTTATCCAAGGATCGAGCAGGTTTGCGCAAAAAATGGTACGATTCTCTCGTAGTGGCAGATCAATTTGAGATTGTCACTGAAGTTGCGACTCAAAAACAGAAAATTCCAATCATGCTCCAGTTTGATGCATTAAAATGGGTACGCATGTCTTTGCTGCTGTTAGCAGTGGATTTATTGGTTTTGTTGTTTAGAATGAGACTGACTGGAGTTTGGTGGCTTACAGCAGCTTGTCTCCTCTTTTTGGCCTTTGCATCTTGGCGCTACCTCTGCTATAAGAGTCCCTATAAACGTTTGCAATCTCTGGGTGAGCAGATCCGAAAGGCTCTGCTAGATTCGGGGCATCTAACAGATGACCAATCTCGTGTTCAGGTAGAGGAGGATAAGGAAAATTATTTGGTTTTCGCCTATCTCAAGGGAGGTAGTATGAGAGATAAGGAATTGTTTGCGCAGACTGTGGGAGAATTCTTTGCTCCAGTGGACAACCAGCGCTATCTCTTGAAGACAGAGAAAGTCCGACAAGGTCAGTCACCTTACTATGTCGTGCCTAGTCTTTTTGAGAAGCGGAAGGAAGAAGCACAGAAATTCCTCGACTTTCTGAGGCCAACTATCGGACGCTATCACCTCGTCTACACACGAACAGAGGCCGGACGGAAAACCCTTCTCGAAGCTCGTATCAAAGCTCTCTCTAACAAAAACGACCGTATCTTGACTAAGAAGAAGGTTAAAAGCCGATTCGAGTAG
- a CDS encoding hydroxymethylglutaryl-CoA reductase, degradative, with amino-acid sequence MKLSWNGFSKKSYHERLELLKAQALLSPEKQTSLEQDEQISLTVADQLSENVVGTFSLPYSIIPELLVNGQDYTVPYVTEEPSVVAAASYASKIIKRAGGFTAQVHERQMIGQVALYQVADPDLAQEKIASKKAELLELANQAYPSIVKRGGGARDLHVEQIKGETDFLVVYLHVDTQEAMGANMLNTMLEALKPVLEELSQGQSLMGILSNYATDSLVTANCRIAFRYLSPQRDQGREIAEKMALASQFAQADPYRAATHNKGIFNGIDAILIATGNDWRAIEAGAHAFASRDGHYQGLSQWTLDMEREELVGEMTLPMPVATKGGSIGLNPRVALSHELLGNPSAKELAQIIVSIGLAQNFAALKALVSTGIQQGHMKLQAKSLALLAGASESEVAPLVERLIADKTFNLETAQRYLENLRS; translated from the coding sequence ATGAAGTTAAGTTGGAATGGATTTTCTAAAAAATCATACCATGAGCGCCTTGAGTTGCTGAAAGCTCAGGCGCTCCTTAGTCCTGAAAAGCAAACGAGTCTGGAGCAGGATGAACAAATTAGCTTGACTGTTGCAGACCAGCTGAGTGAGAATGTGGTGGGAACTTTTTCTCTGCCTTATTCTATCATTCCAGAACTTTTGGTGAACGGTCAGGACTACACAGTTCCTTATGTGACAGAAGAACCCTCAGTGGTTGCTGCGGCTAGTTATGCCAGCAAAATCATCAAGAGAGCAGGTGGCTTTACTGCTCAAGTACATGAGCGCCAGATGATTGGTCAGGTAGCCCTTTATCAAGTTGCTGATCCAGATCTAGCGCAGGAGAAAATTGCCAGCAAGAAGGCTGAGCTCTTGGAACTTGCCAATCAAGCCTATCCGTCCATCGTTAAACGTGGAGGTGGGGCGCGTGATTTGCATGTAGAGCAGATCAAAGGTGAAACAGACTTTCTCGTTGTTTATCTCCATGTTGATACCCAGGAAGCCATGGGAGCCAATATGCTCAACACCATGCTGGAAGCTTTGAAACCAGTCTTAGAAGAACTCAGTCAAGGACAGAGCCTTATGGGGATCCTGTCCAATTACGCGACCGATTCTCTGGTGACTGCAAACTGTCGTATCGCCTTTCGCTACTTGAGCCCTCAAAGGGACCAAGGACGAGAAATTGCGGAGAAAATGGCCTTGGCTAGCCAGTTTGCGCAGGCTGATCCTTACCGAGCAGCTACCCATAATAAAGGGATTTTTAACGGTATTGATGCCATTTTGATTGCCACTGGTAATGACTGGCGTGCCATCGAAGCCGGGGCCCATGCCTTTGCCAGTCGAGATGGACACTATCAAGGTCTTAGTCAATGGACGCTGGACATGGAAAGAGAAGAATTGGTCGGTGAGATGACCCTACCCATGCCCGTAGCGACCAAGGGCGGCTCTATCGGACTCAACCCACGTGTAGCCCTCAGTCATGAACTACTGGGAAATCCTTCAGCCAAAGAATTAGCTCAGATTATCGTTTCCATCGGTCTTGCCCAAAACTTTGCGGCCCTCAAAGCCTTGGTGAGTACAGGAATCCAGCAAGGTCACATGAAATTACAGGCCAAATCCCTAGCTCTCCTAGCCGGTGCTAGTGAGTCCGAGGTTGCTCCCTTAGTTGAGCGCCTCATCGCTGATAAAACTTTCAACTTAGAGACAGCCCAGCGCTATCTAGAAAACTTAAGATCGTAA
- a CDS encoding sucrose-6-phosphate hydrolase, with amino-acid sequence MEWTTERRYRRYEDWSNDEIKQIEEKMAQSPWHTRYHVEPKTGLLNDPNGFSYFNGKWILFYQNFPFGAAHGLKSWVQLESDDLVHFTETGVKVLPDTPLDSHGAYSGSAMQFGDQLFLFYTGNVRDENWIRHPYQIGALMDKEGKITKIDKILIDQPADSTDHFRDPQIFNFKGQYYAIVGGQDLEKKGFVRLYKAVGNDYTNWQAVGDLDFANDRTAYMMECPNLIFVGEQPVLLYCPQGLDKAVLDYDNIYPNMYKIGASFDPENAKIVDVSPLHNLDYGFEAYATQAFNAPDGRALAVSWLGLPDVSYPSDRFDHQGTFSLVKELTIKDGKLYQYPVSAVKELRSSEEVFSNRTQTNNTYELELNLEANSQSEIVLLADKEGKGLSITFDLVNGQVTVDRSQAGEQYAQEFGTTRSCPIDNQATTATIFIDKSVFEIFINKGEKVFSGRVFPHADQNGILIKSGNPTGTYYELDYGRKTN; translated from the coding sequence ATGGAATGGACAACTGAGCGCCGTTATAGACGCTATGAAGACTGGTCTAATGATGAAATCAAGCAAATCGAGGAAAAGATGGCACAATCTCCTTGGCATACTCGTTACCATGTCGAGCCTAAAACAGGGCTTCTCAATGATCCAAATGGCTTTTCTTATTTCAATGGCAAATGGATTCTCTTTTACCAGAACTTCCCCTTTGGTGCAGCCCATGGGTTGAAGTCTTGGGTGCAGCTTGAAAGTGATGATTTAGTGCACTTTACAGAAACTGGAGTCAAAGTTTTGCCAGATACTCCATTAGATAGCCACGGTGCCTATTCTGGTTCTGCCATGCAGTTTGGCGATCAGTTGTTCCTATTTTATACTGGAAATGTCCGTGATGAAAATTGGATCCGTCACCCTTACCAGATTGGGGCTTTGATGGATAAGGAGGGCAAGATTACAAAGATTGACAAGATCTTGATTGACCAGCCAGCAGACTCTACTGACCACTTCCGCGATCCGCAAATTTTTAACTTTAAGGGACAATATTATGCTATCGTCGGCGGACAGGACTTGGAGAAAAAAGGCTTTGTTCGCCTCTACAAGGCCGTGGGCAATGACTACACAAACTGGCAAGCAGTTGGCGACCTTGACTTTGCTAACGACCGTACTGCCTACATGATGGAATGCCCAAATCTGATCTTTGTAGGGGAGCAACCTGTCCTTCTCTACTGCCCACAAGGATTGGATAAGGCTGTTCTAGACTATGACAATATCTATCCAAACATGTACAAAATTGGGGCTTCCTTTGATCCTGAAAATGCCAAAATAGTCGATGTGTCACCCCTTCACAACCTAGACTACGGCTTTGAAGCCTATGCAACTCAAGCATTCAACGCTCCAGATGGACGTGCACTAGCAGTAAGTTGGCTTGGGTTACCAGATGTTTCTTACCCATCTGACCGTTTTGATCACCAAGGAACCTTCTCATTGGTCAAAGAACTCACTATCAAAGATGGCAAACTCTACCAATATCCTGTCTCAGCCGTCAAAGAACTCCGTTCCTCTGAAGAGGTCTTCTCAAATCGGACTCAAACCAATAACACCTATGAACTCGAGCTCAACTTGGAGGCCAATAGCCAAAGCGAGATTGTCTTGCTCGCTGACAAGGAAGGCAAGGGGCTTTCAATCACCTTTGACCTTGTCAATGGACAAGTGACAGTGGATCGTAGTCAGGCTGGTGAACAGTACGCCCAAGAATTTGGTACGACTCGTTCTTGCCCTATCGATAACCAAGCTACAACCGCCACTATCTTCATCGACAAGTCGGTCTTTGAAATTTTCATCAATAAAGGAGAAAAAGTATTTTCTGGTCGTGTCTTCCCACATGCGGACCAAAACGGTATCCTGATCAAGTCTGGAAACCCAACTGGAACTTACTATGAATTAGATTATGGTCGCAAAACTAACTGA
- a CDS encoding LacI family DNA-binding transcriptional regulator, which produces MVAKLTDVAKLAGVSPTTVSRVINKKGYLSEKTIQKVNEAMRELGYKPNNLARSLQGKSAKLIGLIFPNISHVFYAELIDKLEHQLFKNGYKTIICNSEHDSEKEREYIEMLEANQVDGIISGSHNLGIEDYNRVTAPIISFDRNLSPDIPVVSSDNYGGGVLAAQTLVKTGAQSIIMITGNDNSNSPTGLRHAGFASVLPKAPIINVSSDFSPVRKEMEIKNILTHQKPDAIFASDDLTAILVIKIAQELGISVPDELKVIGYDGTYFIENYYPHLTTIKQPMKEIAHLTVDLLLQKIEGKEVATTGYFLPVTLLPGKSI; this is translated from the coding sequence ATGGTCGCAAAACTAACTGATGTCGCAAAACTTGCAGGCGTCAGCCCTACTACCGTCTCACGGGTCATCAATAAAAAGGGTTACCTATCTGAGAAAACCATTCAAAAGGTTAATGAAGCCATGCGAGAATTGGGCTATAAACCCAACAACCTGGCTCGAAGCCTCCAAGGAAAATCTGCCAAGTTGATTGGACTTATTTTTCCAAACATCAGTCATGTCTTTTATGCGGAGTTGATTGACAAGTTGGAACACCAACTCTTCAAAAATGGCTACAAGACCATCATCTGTAACAGCGAACATGATTCTGAAAAAGAACGTGAGTACATTGAAATGCTGGAGGCCAATCAGGTAGACGGTATCATCTCAGGAAGTCACAATCTCGGAATTGAAGACTACAATCGTGTGACAGCACCGATCATTTCCTTTGACCGGAACCTATCACCAGACATACCTGTCGTCTCCTCTGATAACTACGGTGGCGGGGTTCTCGCAGCCCAAACCTTGGTCAAGACAGGAGCTCAGTCTATCATCATGATTACAGGAAATGACAACTCTAACTCACCGACTGGACTGCGCCATGCTGGCTTTGCCTCTGTTCTCCCAAAAGCGCCTATTATCAATGTTTCCAGTGACTTTTCGCCCGTCAGAAAAGAAATGGAAATCAAGAACATCTTGACCCATCAGAAACCAGATGCTATCTTTGCTTCGGATGATTTGACAGCCATTCTGGTTATCAAAATTGCTCAAGAGCTGGGGATTTCTGTTCCTGATGAGCTCAAGGTCATCGGCTATGATGGGACCTACTTTATCGAGAACTACTATCCTCACCTGACAACGATTAAGCAGCCTATGAAGGAGATTGCCCACCTCACTGTCGATCTTCTCCTGCAGAAGATTGAAGGCAAGGAAGTCGCGACAACTGGTTACTTCTTACCAGTCACCCTATTACCAGGAAAAAGTATTTAA